The segment TGATCTCGTCCTTTTGCTTGGTCGACGGGCTCTGAATTACcgtcagattgatatattatttgACCATACCTTCTCGTTCTCAGGGCACATCAAGAAGCATGGACTTCCAGCtaacacgataataagtattttcgcggccacatatttataaaaagtgactttagcctagtggttctaacagaaattaccagtgctagaggtgttgggttcaattacccttaacagcattcatttattttagccctaaatataaaatgggacacgtgtcactcccagaACGCACAATTTGATGATgtggcttcacgggagagaggcgaacatttctttatatatatagataattcaCTAAAACAATGAATTAAGTAAGTTTTGTCTACATCTCTTCAATTACACCAGCATCATCTCGTCTCAATGGAAGGCCAGGGCCTTCAAAGCGGATTCCGCACTAGCAAAAACATTTGagatattgacaaaaaaaaacagcgAATAGCCACCTAAAatatggctacaaaaaaatatttgtaaatcacGATAAAACCACTAATTAGAAAAGACCATGATTCTATCTCGTGAGCATTCGGGTATCCATCCGGATTTGGTCGGATCTATTCGAGTTTTagattttcagatttaaagATTTCAGCCCAATTTTGGGTATttcgattcggattcggttagttgaaaaaaaaaaaagaaaatcttcTATCCAATCTGATAATTGGTAGGCTAGATTTTTGGCACCAAACATGACATAGTTAACACGGTAATAATGTAGCAGTTCCGTGACTCTATGAAACCATTAATATCCCATTCACTCAAAAGGACACAAAGAATATATTCCATAATGAGATATTCTTTTAGCAACAGAAATTTGGGTGGCTTTACAGTTGCTACCtttcaattatataaaagaaCACTTTCTCattattcacatatatataaactaagaTTCAACTTTGGAATATTTTCTATCTTTTATTTACCGAGTGAAGAGTGGTTTGCTTTTGTTTATTTCACCAAATTACTATTTGTGAAATTTTTTCTTAATCAAAATGTCAAATTATTTTCATTCAAGAGTCGATGGATAGTTATAATTGATTACAAGTGAGCTTATAGATGGTATTGACAGTTAGTCTTTTTTTCTAATTTGTTACAAACAAATGAACGCAATAAGCAAATGATTATGAAAAACGATCACTTAATACAATATAAAAAGCAGTCTTGattcagaaagaaaaaacaaaatgcaAAGACTCTTGGGcagatagaagaaaaaaaatgaaaaacttagTAGCCACCCTTGAGATCGTTGACAACATCGTAAGGGATGGGAGTGACAGTCTCCAATGTCATACCCTCGACCATGAAACCAGGCTTGGGACCTTTAGACTGTCTCTTGGTGCTGATTGTCTCCCCTCTGGCTTTGGCTGCAGCCTTGAGCACATCGTTATTCTTCTTCCTTAGTTTAAACTCCTCAGCACACCTTGACTGCTGCACGTGCTCCACACGCACATGCAACCTCTTCCTAATGATTCTGTTACCAATCTAAACCACGACACAACCACAAGAGATAAGTTATCACCCATGATCCAACACAAAACTATCTATTTTAATATTCTAAGTCGACagctaaaacaaaaataatcacAATCAGTTGTAACATTCATTCAACACTCATGAATATCAATGCAAACAGAATACAGATCATACCTGCTTGTTGACTTCGACACCAACAGCTCGCTTAGTAACGTTCCAGACACGACCAGTACGACCATGGTAGAACTTGTGAGGCATACCCTTGTGGATGGCTCCATTTACCTTCACATCCACGTAATCACCGACTTTGAAGGTCCTGAGGTAGGTAGA is part of the Brassica rapa cultivar Chiifu-401-42 chromosome A09, CAAS_Brap_v3.01, whole genome shotgun sequence genome and harbors:
- the LOC103838659 gene encoding 60S ribosomal protein L21-2 yields the protein MPAGHGVRARTRDLFARGFRKKGVIPLSTYLRTFKVGDYVDVKVNGAIHKGMPHKFYHGRTGRVWNVTKRAVGVEVNKQIGNRIIRKRLHVRVEHVQQSRCAEEFKLRKKNNDVLKAAAKARGETISTKRQSKGPKPGFMVEGMTLETVTPIPYDVVNDLKGGY